One window of the Flexibacter flexilis DSM 6793 genome contains the following:
- a CDS encoding TlpA family protein disulfide reductase, which produces MRFIIRKLVFVALLLGGFGAQAQHNVRVVRFPELQKLLKSKQDTLLVINFWATWCKPCVRELPHFQKAYDGFKEKPVRFLLVSLDDAKELKTRLEPFVQRHNMTTPVWLLNESDYNSFIDKVDESWQGSLPATLFLNNHREQRVFHEKELTEAQLNQTIRNLLPN; this is translated from the coding sequence ATGCGTTTTATAATCAGAAAGTTAGTGTTTGTGGCTTTGTTATTAGGCGGGTTTGGAGCGCAAGCGCAGCATAACGTAAGAGTGGTGCGTTTTCCAGAACTTCAAAAGCTCCTCAAATCCAAACAAGACACGCTATTGGTCATAAACTTCTGGGCAACTTGGTGCAAACCTTGTGTACGTGAACTTCCTCATTTTCAGAAGGCTTACGACGGTTTCAAAGAAAAACCAGTACGTTTTTTGTTGGTAAGTCTCGATGATGCCAAAGAGCTGAAAACGCGCCTTGAGCCATTTGTCCAACGCCATAACATGACTACACCCGTTTGGCTGCTCAATGAGTCGGATTACAACTCGTTCATAGACAAAGTGGACGAAAGTTGGCAAGGTTCGTTGCCTGCCACACTTTTTCTGAACAATCACCGCGAGCAGCGCGTTTTTCACGAAAAAGAATTGACCGAAGCGCAGCTAAACCAAACAATTCGGAATCTTTTACCCAACTAA
- a CDS encoding DUF3467 domain-containing protein, translating into MANEPNPENQLNIELPEEIAEGIYSNLVLIAHSNTEFVFDFIRMMPGVPKAKVKSRIVMTPEHARRLLAALAENIERYEQAFGGIQEGKTNIPFNFGGTMGQA; encoded by the coding sequence ATGGCAAACGAACCAAATCCTGAGAATCAGTTAAACATTGAACTTCCAGAAGAGATTGCAGAAGGAATTTATTCTAACTTGGTACTGATTGCGCATTCAAATACAGAATTTGTATTTGATTTTATCCGCATGATGCCTGGTGTACCCAAAGCAAAAGTAAAATCTCGTATCGTGATGACACCCGAACACGCACGCCGCCTTTTGGCTGCTTTGGCCGAAAACATAGAGCGTTACGAACAGGCTTTTGGCGGTATTCAAGAAGGCAAAACAAACATTCCTTTCAATTTTGGCGGCACGATGGGGCAAGCCTAA
- the rpoC gene encoding DNA-directed RNA polymerase subunit beta' translates to MAFRKNNKPSQDFSKVTISLASPESILANSRGEVRQPETINYRTYKPETDGLFCERIFGPVKDWECHCGKYKRIRYKGIVCDHCGVEVTEKKVRRERMGHIELVVPVAHIWYFKSLPNKIGYLLGMPTKKLDQVVYYERFVVIQPGIWAEQGSGAGTKALDLISEDEYLDIMDKLPRENQMLDDEDPNKFLAKMGAEALMILLGRTNLDDLSYSLRHSAATDTSQQRKAEALKRLKVVEAFREAESRGVPNKPEWMIIRMVPVIPPELRPLVPLDGGRFATSDLNDLYRRVIIRNNRLKRLIEIKAPEVILRNEKRMLQEAVDSLFDNSRKVNAVRAEGNRALKSLSDMLKGKQGRFRQNLLGKRVDYSGRSVIVVGPELKLHECGLPKDMAAELFKPFIIRKLIERGIVKTVKSAKKIVDRKDPVVWDILENVLKGHPVLLNRAPTLHRLGIQAFQPKLIEGKAIQLHPLVCTAFNADFDGDQMAVHVPLGHEAILEASMLMLAAHNILNPANGAPITVPSQDMVLGLYYVTKGRRSTPKHPILGEDMSFYSAEEVIIAINEGRLSKHAFIKVRTTVKNEKGELVPKLVETVAGRVLFNQFVPAEVGYVNTLLSKKELQKIISLVFKTSGMARAAQFLDDIKELGFKMAFKGGLSIGLDDVKIPDNKHTLIAKAKEEVEVVWQNYQMGLITDNERYNQIIDIWTRITSEITGILMKELEEDEQGFNSIYMMMHSGARGSREQIRQLGGMRGLMAKPQKNLQGSVGEIIENPILSNFKEGLDVLEYFISTHGARKGLADTALKTADAGYLTRRLVDVAQDVIINEVDCGTLRGLAVTALKDNEDIVEPLSERILGRVSVHDVYDPRTNELLLSAGQEITEDIAAAIDATSIEEVEIRSVLTCESRRGVCAKCYGRNLATGRMVQKGESVGVIAAQSIGEPGTQLTLRTFHVGGTASNIAVEASVRAKFDGIVQYDEIRTIPTVTNDGNEVDVVMGRSGEIKIVEEGTQKVLISNLAPYGSFLKVKEGQKVTKGDEMCYWDPYNAVILSEFEGKVFFDSIEENITYKEEFDDQTGHREKVIIETKDKAKNPAIRVEGRNGEVKVYSLPVGAHLAVEDGVLIKQGQILTKIPRAVGKTRDITGGLPRVTELFEARNPSNPAVVSEIDGVVTYGGIKRGNREVFIESKDGVKKKYLVPLSKHILVQDNDFVRAGMPLSDGAITPSDILAIKGPTSVQEYLVNEIQEVYRVQGVKINDKHIECIVRQMMQKVDILDGGDTNFLQNQIVDKFTFRNENDEIIGKKVVTDAGDSENFKPGQIVTARRLRDENSSLKRRDLKLVQVRDADPAVSRPILQGITQASLGTESFISAASFQETTKVLSEASIRGKVDYLLGLKENVIVGHLIPAGTGQREFTNIIVGSKEEYERMAAAEASASAPSSGSRRSKKEAQNL, encoded by the coding sequence ATGGCATTCAGAAAAAACAACAAGCCAAGTCAAGACTTTTCAAAAGTTACGATTAGCTTGGCTTCGCCAGAGTCTATTTTGGCGAATTCAAGGGGCGAAGTAAGGCAGCCCGAAACCATCAATTACCGCACCTATAAGCCCGAAACAGATGGTCTGTTTTGTGAGCGTATCTTTGGTCCTGTAAAAGATTGGGAATGTCACTGTGGTAAATACAAACGTATTCGTTATAAGGGTATTGTTTGCGACCACTGCGGCGTGGAAGTAACCGAAAAGAAAGTACGCCGTGAACGCATGGGACACATCGAATTGGTGGTTCCTGTGGCGCATATCTGGTACTTCAAATCGTTGCCTAACAAAATAGGCTACCTGTTGGGTATGCCAACCAAAAAACTCGACCAAGTTGTTTATTATGAACGCTTTGTCGTGATTCAGCCAGGTATTTGGGCTGAACAAGGAAGCGGAGCAGGAACAAAGGCCTTAGACCTTATCAGCGAAGATGAATACTTGGATATTATGGACAAGTTGCCGCGCGAAAACCAAATGCTCGACGACGAAGACCCTAATAAATTCCTCGCTAAGATGGGCGCAGAGGCTTTGATGATTTTGCTTGGCCGCACTAATCTTGATGACCTTTCTTACTCGCTTCGTCACTCTGCCGCTACCGATACGTCGCAGCAACGCAAAGCCGAAGCCCTCAAACGCTTAAAAGTAGTAGAAGCATTCCGTGAAGCGGAATCGCGTGGTGTGCCTAACAAACCAGAATGGATGATTATCCGTATGGTGCCTGTTATTCCGCCAGAATTGCGCCCACTTGTACCTTTGGACGGTGGCCGTTTTGCTACTTCTGACCTTAACGACTTGTACCGTCGCGTAATTATTCGTAACAACCGCCTAAAACGCCTTATCGAGATTAAAGCTCCTGAGGTGATTTTGCGTAACGAAAAGCGTATGTTGCAAGAGGCTGTGGACTCTTTGTTTGATAACTCACGCAAAGTAAACGCCGTTCGTGCCGAAGGTAACCGCGCCCTCAAATCCCTTTCGGATATGTTGAAAGGTAAACAAGGCCGTTTCCGTCAAAACTTGTTGGGTAAACGTGTGGACTACTCTGGCCGTTCGGTTATTGTGGTAGGTCCTGAGCTCAAATTGCATGAGTGCGGTTTGCCTAAAGATATGGCGGCAGAATTGTTTAAGCCGTTTATTATTCGCAAGCTGATTGAAAGAGGTATCGTGAAAACGGTAAAATCAGCCAAGAAAATTGTAGATAGAAAAGACCCTGTAGTTTGGGATATTTTGGAAAACGTATTGAAAGGACACCCTGTTCTTTTGAACCGTGCCCCTACGCTTCACCGTTTGGGTATTCAGGCTTTCCAACCAAAACTAATCGAAGGAAAAGCTATCCAATTGCACCCGTTAGTGTGTACGGCCTTCAACGCCGACTTTGACGGTGACCAAATGGCGGTTCACGTGCCACTCGGCCACGAAGCCATTTTGGAAGCCTCTATGTTGATGTTGGCTGCGCACAACATCTTGAACCCTGCTAACGGTGCGCCTATTACGGTACCTTCTCAAGACATGGTTTTGGGCTTGTACTATGTAACTAAAGGCCGTCGTAGCACGCCTAAACACCCGATTTTGGGTGAAGATATGTCGTTCTATTCGGCAGAAGAAGTTATCATTGCCATCAACGAAGGTCGCTTGTCGAAACACGCCTTTATTAAAGTGCGTACGACAGTGAAAAACGAAAAAGGCGAATTAGTACCGAAACTCGTAGAAACTGTAGCGGGTCGTGTGCTTTTCAACCAATTCGTTCCTGCGGAAGTTGGTTATGTAAACACGCTTTTGAGTAAGAAAGAACTTCAAAAAATCATCTCTTTGGTGTTCAAAACTTCGGGTATGGCTCGCGCCGCCCAATTCTTGGACGACATCAAAGAACTTGGTTTCAAGATGGCCTTCAAAGGTGGTTTGTCTATCGGCTTGGACGATGTGAAAATTCCAGACAACAAACACACACTCATCGCCAAAGCGAAAGAAGAAGTGGAAGTGGTTTGGCAAAACTACCAAATGGGTCTTATTACCGATAACGAACGTTATAACCAAATCATTGATATTTGGACTCGTATCACTTCGGAAATCACAGGTATTTTGATGAAAGAACTGGAAGAAGACGAACAGGGCTTTAACTCAATTTACATGATGATGCACTCTGGCGCACGTGGTTCTCGCGAACAAATCCGTCAGTTGGGTGGTATGCGTGGTTTGATGGCTAAACCTCAAAAGAACTTACAAGGTTCGGTAGGTGAAATCATCGAAAACCCAATTCTTTCGAACTTTAAAGAAGGTTTGGACGTGTTGGAGTACTTCATTTCTACACACGGTGCGCGTAAAGGTCTGGCCGATACGGCTCTTAAAACTGCCGATGCGGGTTATTTGACTCGTCGTTTGGTGGACGTGGCACAAGACGTAATTATTAATGAAGTGGATTGCGGTACGTTGCGCGGTTTGGCAGTTACTGCCCTCAAAGACAACGAAGACATCGTAGAACCTTTGTCTGAACGTATTTTGGGTCGCGTATCCGTACACGACGTGTACGACCCACGCACTAACGAATTGTTATTGTCTGCTGGTCAAGAAATTACAGAAGATATTGCTGCGGCGATTGATGCGACAAGCATTGAAGAAGTAGAGATTCGTTCGGTATTGACTTGTGAGTCGCGTCGTGGTGTGTGTGCTAAATGTTACGGACGTAACTTGGCTACAGGCCGCATGGTACAAAAAGGCGAATCGGTAGGGGTAATTGCAGCTCAGTCTATCGGTGAACCTGGTACACAGCTTACACTTCGTACCTTCCACGTGGGTGGTACGGCTTCTAACATCGCGGTAGAGGCAAGTGTAAGAGCTAAATTTGATGGTATCGTACAATACGACGAAATTCGTACTATCCCGACTGTAACTAACGACGGCAACGAAGTAGATGTAGTAATGGGTCGTTCGGGTGAAATCAAGATTGTAGAAGAAGGAACTCAAAAAGTATTGATTAGTAACCTTGCGCCTTACGGCTCTTTCTTGAAAGTAAAAGAAGGCCAAAAAGTAACAAAAGGCGACGAAATGTGCTATTGGGATCCATACAACGCCGTTATCTTGTCTGAATTTGAAGGTAAAGTATTCTTTGATTCGATTGAAGAAAACATTACTTACAAAGAAGAGTTTGACGACCAAACAGGTCACCGTGAGAAAGTTATTATTGAAACAAAAGACAAAGCGAAAAACCCTGCTATCCGCGTGGAAGGTCGCAATGGCGAAGTGAAAGTATATAGCTTACCTGTGGGAGCCCACTTGGCCGTAGAAGATGGCGTTTTGATTAAACAAGGTCAAATCCTTACCAAAATCCCTCGCGCTGTTGGTAAAACACGCGATATTACGGGTGGTTTGCCTCGTGTAACCGAATTGTTCGAAGCCCGTAACCCTTCAAATCCTGCCGTTGTGTCGGAGATTGACGGTGTAGTTACTTATGGCGGTATCAAACGCGGTAACCGTGAGGTATTCATTGAGTCGAAAGACGGCGTGAAGAAGAAATATCTTGTGCCACTTTCTAAACACATCTTGGTACAGGACAACGACTTCGTGCGTGCTGGTATGCCATTGTCGGACGGTGCGATTACGCCTTCAGACATCTTGGCTATCAAAGGGCCGACTTCGGTACAAGAATATTTGGTGAACGAAATCCAAGAGGTTTACCGCGTACAAGGGGTAAAAATCAACGATAAACACATCGAGTGTATCGTGCGCCAAATGATGCAAAAAGTGGATATCCTCGATGGAGGTGATACTAACTTCTTGCAAAATCAAATCGTAGATAAATTCACGTTCCGTAACGAAAACGATGAAATTATCGGCAAAAAAGTGGTTACGGACGCTGGCGACTCGGAAAACTTCAAGCCTGGCCAAATCGTAACAGCTCGACGCCTACGCGACGAAAACTCAAGCCTAAAACGCCGCGATTTGAAACTAGTACAAGTGCGTGATGCAGACCCTGCGGTTTCTCGTCCGATTTTGCAAGGTATCACACAAGCCTCATTGGGTACGGAAAGCTTTATTTCGGCTGCTTCGTTCCAAGAGACAACCAAAGTATTGAGCGAAGCCTCGATTCGTGGTAAAGTGGATTACTTGCTTGGTCTGAAAGAAAACGTAATCGTAGGACACTTGATCCCTGCGGGTACAGGTCAGCGCGAGTTTACCAACATTATCGTTGGCTCGAAAGAAGAATACGAAAGAATGGCGGCTGCGGAAGCGTCGGCATCGGCTCCATCTTCTGGCTCACGTCGTTCTAAAAAAGAAGCACAAAACTTATAA
- a CDS encoding Ppx/GppA phosphatase family protein: protein MKLAVVDIGSNAIRMQISNVVLYEGKFTVKKLEYVRFPLRLGKDVFDKGAITPALEAKFVKLMQAFKLLIELYEVEDYKICATSALRESSNGRDIVAHVRDNVGLSIDVIDGQAEADLINKAIVKYLDEKPYLHIDVGGGSTELNIYKNHEKIASESFPMGSVRLMNSYTAPEIWQNIEDWVQQHISADMHYITAVGTGGNINKIYELANKKNKKAKTMTLAEVEQVQGMISKLSMDERINNLMLNPDRADVIVPAAEIYLHVMRRAKAKKIIVPDVGLKDGMIEVLFEKNKHKLL from the coding sequence TTGAAACTTGCTGTTGTAGATATTGGCTCTAATGCCATCAGAATGCAGATTTCTAACGTAGTGCTGTACGAAGGTAAATTCACGGTCAAAAAGTTAGAGTATGTGCGCTTTCCGCTTCGTTTGGGCAAAGATGTTTTTGATAAAGGCGCGATTACGCCCGCACTCGAAGCCAAATTTGTGAAGCTCATGCAGGCGTTTAAGTTGCTCATAGAGCTTTACGAAGTAGAAGACTACAAGATTTGTGCAACTTCCGCGCTGCGCGAGTCCTCGAATGGCCGCGACATCGTGGCACACGTGCGCGACAACGTAGGGTTGAGCATTGACGTAATAGACGGCCAAGCCGAAGCCGACCTTATCAACAAAGCCATTGTTAAATATTTGGACGAAAAACCCTACTTACACATCGACGTTGGCGGCGGCAGTACGGAACTAAATATTTATAAAAATCATGAAAAAATTGCGTCTGAATCGTTCCCGATGGGTTCGGTAAGGCTCATGAACAGCTACACTGCCCCTGAAATTTGGCAAAATATCGAAGATTGGGTGCAGCAACATATTTCGGCGGATATGCACTACATTACGGCGGTTGGTACAGGCGGCAACATCAACAAGATTTATGAGCTGGCCAACAAGAAAAATAAAAAGGCCAAAACCATGACGTTGGCGGAAGTGGAGCAAGTACAAGGCATGATTAGCAAACTTTCGATGGATGAGCGTATCAATAACCTGATGCTCAATCCCGACCGCGCCGACGTGATTGTTCCTGCTGCCGAGATTTATTTGCACGTTATGCGCCGCGCCAAAGCCAAGAAAATCATTGTGCCAGACGTAGGTCTCAAAGACGGCATGATTGAAGTTTTGTTCGAGAAAAACAAACATAAATTGCTGTAA
- a CDS encoding acyl-CoA desaturase: MIILIFFVAHWYLSLFAQTFFLHRYAAHQMFTMSPTAEKVFYVLTYLFQGSSFLSPKAYGIMHRLHHAYADTEKDPHSPSYSDNLFDMMWKTKNRYNDILNDRADIEPKFKKNVPYWAPIEKLGDLWISRLAWGTAYTLFYIYFATEWWMFLLLPIHFLMGPVHGAIINWYAHKYGYINFKVNDTAKNLLPFDFLMMGESYHNNHHKLGGRANFGIRWHEFDPTYPIILILNWTHVIKLKLNNDLNYM; the protein is encoded by the coding sequence ATGATTATTCTTATTTTCTTCGTCGCACACTGGTACTTATCCCTTTTCGCGCAAACATTCTTTTTACATCGTTACGCTGCCCATCAGATGTTTACGATGTCGCCTACTGCCGAAAAGGTCTTCTATGTACTGACTTATTTATTTCAAGGCTCATCTTTCTTGAGTCCGAAGGCTTACGGCATTATGCACCGTCTGCACCACGCTTACGCAGACACCGAAAAAGATCCACATTCACCAAGCTACTCAGACAATTTGTTTGATATGATGTGGAAAACGAAAAACCGTTACAACGACATTCTCAACGACCGCGCCGACATCGAGCCAAAGTTCAAAAAGAATGTGCCTTATTGGGCTCCAATTGAGAAATTGGGTGATTTGTGGATTTCGCGTTTGGCTTGGGGAACAGCGTATACACTTTTTTACATTTACTTTGCTACCGAATGGTGGATGTTTTTGCTTTTGCCAATCCATTTCCTAATGGGGCCTGTACACGGTGCTATTATCAACTGGTACGCACACAAATACGGCTACATCAATTTCAAAGTAAACGATACAGCTAAAAATTTGCTTCCGTTCGACTTTTTGATGATGGGCGAATCTTACCACAACAACCACCACAAATTGGGTGGTCGTGCTAATTTTGGTATTCGTTGGCATGAATTTGACCCAACTTATCCTATTATCTTAATCCTGAATTGGACGCACGTAATTAAGCTCAAACTCAATAATGACTTGAACTATATGTAA
- a CDS encoding S9 family peptidase: MMNKITLGALLALGCVSLEATAQTKTLSIEDAMLNPQLAPANLRQLQWIKASDAFSYAAPFGKTEYLLKGTAASTHRDTLAKASALPNAPKRLPFFSWISEQKAWYAAGNDYYYYDVASQKATVFSTLPDDADNADVAENNQYIAYTRAQNLFVAIGTEQIQVTNEPNKAIVNGQAAHRNEFGITKGTFWSPKANLLAFYRLDQTMVTDYPLVNTTPIPAEANLIKYPMAGDKSHHATVGVFDLKKKTTVFLQTGEPAEQYLTNITWSPDEKSIYIAVLNRDQNHLKLNQYDVATGKFLKTLFEEKHDKYVEPEHELLFLPNNANQFIWQSDRDGFSHLYLYNTDGKQLKQLTKGNFEVTATLGFDAKGEKLFLQTTGNQGLDRHLASVTVSGKFAQLTQTSGTHNVSVSEKSNFVLDNFSNLSTPRRISVLASSGKEQSLLLEAANPLKDFTLGKIEFVTLQAQDGTPLNARLITPPNLEAGKKYKAVVYVYGGPHAQLVTNNWLGGANLWMHYMAQQGYVMFTIDNRGSEHRGRAFEQATFRQLGTAEMADQLAGLKYLKNLAFVDSSRVGVHGWSFGGFMTTSLMTRTPNAFKVGVAGGPVIDWRMYEIMYTERYMDTPATNEQGYKTNNLLEYVPNLKGKLMLIHGTDDDVVVWQHSLKYVQKAVETGKLIDYFVYPGHKHNVQGRDRLHLMRKITQYFEDYL; the protein is encoded by the coding sequence ATGATGAACAAAATTACTTTGGGGGCATTGTTGGCGTTGGGTTGTGTAAGCCTTGAGGCCACCGCCCAAACCAAAACCCTCAGCATAGAAGATGCCATGCTCAATCCGCAACTTGCACCCGCCAACTTGCGCCAATTGCAATGGATAAAAGCCTCTGATGCGTTTAGCTACGCTGCGCCATTTGGCAAAACAGAATATTTACTCAAAGGTACAGCCGCCAGCACGCACCGCGACACGTTGGCCAAAGCCTCTGCCCTACCCAACGCGCCGAAACGTTTGCCGTTTTTTAGTTGGATTTCGGAGCAAAAAGCATGGTACGCCGCAGGCAACGATTATTATTACTACGATGTGGCCAGCCAAAAAGCGACCGTTTTTAGTACACTGCCCGACGACGCCGACAACGCAGACGTAGCCGAAAACAACCAGTACATTGCTTACACTCGCGCCCAAAACTTGTTTGTGGCCATTGGCACAGAGCAAATACAAGTAACCAACGAACCAAACAAAGCTATAGTAAACGGACAGGCCGCACACCGCAACGAGTTCGGCATTACAAAAGGAACGTTTTGGTCGCCGAAAGCTAACTTATTGGCTTTCTATCGTTTAGACCAAACAATGGTAACGGATTATCCGCTCGTGAATACTACGCCGATTCCTGCCGAAGCCAATCTTATCAAATATCCGATGGCGGGCGACAAAAGCCACCATGCCACTGTAGGCGTTTTTGATTTGAAGAAAAAAACAACCGTGTTTTTGCAAACGGGCGAGCCTGCCGAACAATATTTAACCAACATTACGTGGAGTCCTGACGAGAAATCAATTTATATCGCGGTGCTAAATCGTGACCAAAACCACCTCAAACTCAATCAGTACGACGTGGCTACGGGCAAATTCTTGAAAACTTTGTTTGAAGAAAAACACGATAAATACGTAGAACCTGAGCATGAACTTTTGTTTTTACCCAACAATGCAAACCAATTTATTTGGCAGTCCGACCGCGACGGTTTCAGCCATTTGTATTTGTACAACACCGACGGCAAGCAACTGAAGCAACTCACCAAAGGCAATTTTGAGGTAACGGCCACACTCGGATTTGATGCCAAAGGCGAAAAGCTTTTCTTGCAAACCACAGGTAATCAGGGCTTAGACCGCCATTTGGCCAGTGTTACGGTGTCTGGCAAATTTGCGCAACTAACCCAAACGTCTGGCACGCACAATGTGAGCGTAAGCGAGAAAAGTAATTTTGTATTAGATAATTTCAGCAATTTAAGCACGCCGCGCCGCATCAGCGTATTGGCTTCATCGGGCAAAGAACAAAGTCTTTTGTTGGAAGCGGCCAACCCGCTCAAAGATTTTACGTTGGGTAAAATTGAATTTGTAACACTGCAAGCCCAAGACGGCACGCCGCTCAACGCACGCCTCATCACACCGCCCAATTTGGAAGCTGGCAAAAAATACAAAGCCGTGGTGTATGTTTACGGAGGCCCTCACGCACAGTTGGTTACAAACAACTGGCTCGGAGGCGCAAACCTTTGGATGCACTACATGGCGCAACAAGGCTACGTGATGTTTACGATAGACAATAGAGGTTCGGAACACAGGGGCCGCGCTTTTGAGCAAGCTACGTTCAGGCAATTGGGTACGGCGGAAATGGCCGACCAACTCGCAGGCCTTAAATATTTGAAAAATTTGGCTTTCGTGGATAGCTCGCGCGTAGGCGTACACGGTTGGAGTTTTGGCGGTTTTATGACTACCAGCCTGATGACACGCACGCCCAACGCCTTCAAAGTTGGCGTAGCGGGTGGCCCAGTGATTGACTGGCGTATGTACGAAATTATGTACACGGAACGCTACATGGATACGCCAGCCACCAACGAACAAGGTTACAAAACCAATAATCTGTTGGAATATGTGCCCAATCTGAAAGGTAAATTAATGCTGATTCATGGCACAGACGACGACGTGGTGGTATGGCAACACAGCCTCAAATACGTGCAAAAAGCCGTAGAAACAGGCAAACTCATCGATTATTTTGTGTACCCTGGCCACAAACACAACGTACAAGGGCGCGACCGCTTACACCTGATGCGGAAAATCACCCAGTATTTTGAAGATTATTTGTAA
- a CDS encoding thioredoxin family protein, translated as MKKKLYVWLPALLLVCSLMAMKTLRTQGYQVGDKVKDFSLKNIDGQMVSLKTNAAAKGFIVTFTCNHCPFAVKYQDRVVALHKKYAPLGYPVLAINPNDPAKEPEDSFDNMKARAKEKNFTFPYVFDETQEVAKAFGAARTPHIYIVRKVGADFVVEYIGAIDDNANDASKVQKKYVEEAINELLAGKSVATNQTKAIGCTIKWKDA; from the coding sequence ATGAAAAAGAAATTATATGTATGGCTACCCGCTTTGTTGTTGGTATGCTCTTTGATGGCCATGAAAACATTGCGCACGCAAGGCTATCAGGTCGGCGATAAAGTCAAAGATTTTAGCCTAAAAAATATTGATGGCCAAATGGTTTCGCTCAAAACCAATGCGGCGGCAAAAGGCTTTATCGTAACATTTACTTGCAACCATTGCCCGTTTGCGGTCAAATACCAAGATCGCGTGGTGGCTTTACATAAAAAATACGCGCCGTTGGGCTATCCTGTTTTGGCCATTAATCCCAACGATCCCGCCAAAGAGCCAGAAGATAGTTTTGACAACATGAAAGCGCGTGCCAAAGAGAAAAATTTCACGTTCCCTTATGTGTTCGACGAAACGCAAGAAGTGGCCAAAGCGTTTGGCGCGGCTCGCACGCCACATATTTATATAGTGCGCAAAGTGGGTGCTGATTTTGTGGTAGAATACATCGGCGCGATAGACGACAACGCCAACGATGCAAGCAAAGTGCAGAAAAAATATGTAGAAGAGGCTATCAATGAGCTACTTGCAGGCAAGTCAGTGGCTACCAACCAAACCAAAGCGATTGGTTGTACAATTAAATGGAAAGATGCCTAA
- a CDS encoding pyridoxal phosphate-dependent aminotransferase: MQTIVMTLGELSGKTYPPIIRAGIEAIEQGLTQYSPVEGIYELREAIAAHYAPNQATIGPQNVMVTAGVRQAVFNVLTNILSPDDEVILPAPYWFAFPSLVERAGGKLVTLPTHAADNYTLHPKQLEKLITPKTRLFIFNNPCNPSGRVYNEAEIDAIVAVLEKNPHVYVLSDEIYEYINYSKDFRSLETWQSIADRLITVSGFSKAFSMSGWRVGYIVAAENLILTFREYQQVTLSGVSIFTQKAALEALRQRDNYLPPLLAELDEKVTLAAELMNTVPNIACPKPQGAYYLFPDVSAYFGTVSPKGRNVDSAATMVAYLYIEAGVQVFAGDMFGEPRCLRISLVLEKEQMLEGLNRIKNALLELKPKQTA, from the coding sequence ATGCAAACCATCGTAATGACTTTGGGCGAGCTTTCGGGCAAAACGTATCCGCCTATTATCCGTGCAGGAATAGAAGCCATCGAACAAGGCCTAACCCAATACTCGCCAGTAGAGGGGATTTATGAATTACGCGAAGCCATTGCGGCACATTATGCCCCGAATCAGGCCACGATTGGCCCGCAAAATGTGATGGTAACGGCTGGTGTGCGGCAGGCAGTTTTTAATGTCCTGACCAATATATTAAGCCCAGACGATGAGGTAATTTTGCCTGCGCCGTATTGGTTTGCATTTCCGAGCCTCGTGGAACGTGCTGGAGGTAAGTTAGTTACCTTGCCAACGCACGCCGCCGACAATTATACGCTGCACCCCAAGCAACTGGAAAAACTCATTACTCCCAAAACCCGACTTTTTATTTTTAATAATCCTTGCAACCCCAGTGGCAGGGTGTATAATGAAGCTGAAATAGATGCAATTGTGGCAGTTTTGGAGAAAAACCCGCACGTGTATGTGCTTTCAGACGAAATTTACGAATACATCAACTATTCCAAAGATTTTAGAAGTTTGGAAACGTGGCAATCCATTGCCGACCGCCTCATTACGGTAAGCGGATTTTCAAAGGCTTTTAGTATGTCGGGGTGGCGCGTGGGCTACATCGTGGCTGCCGAAAATTTGATTCTGACATTCCGCGAATATCAGCAAGTTACACTTTCGGGCGTGAGTATTTTTACGCAAAAAGCGGCCTTAGAAGCATTGCGTCAGCGCGATAATTATTTGCCGCCGCTGCTGGCCGAATTAGATGAAAAAGTAACGTTGGCCGCCGAGCTAATGAACACAGTTCCGAATATCGCTTGTCCCAAACCGCAAGGCGCGTATTACTTGTTCCCTGACGTGTCGGCGTATTTCGGGACGGTTTCGCCCAAAGGCCGCAACGTGGACAGTGCCGCCACCATGGTAGCGTATTTGTACATAGAGGCTGGCGTACAGGTATTTGCGGGCGATATGTTTGGCGAACCGCGTTGTTTGCGTATTTCGTTGGTGCTCGAAAAAGAGCAAATGCTCGAAGGTCTGAACCGCATCAAAAATGCGTTGTTGGAACTCAAACCCAAACAAACAGCATAA